A single window of Leishmania panamensis strain MHOM/PA/94/PSC-1 chromosome 35 sequence DNA harbors:
- a CDS encoding hypothetical protein (TriTrypDB/GeneDB-style sysID: LpmP.35.0520), with protein MENIMTEICLVANIIDRLLEANESLRADELLPLTKRLRAAASELSSINPQKQPNLVSSPLPRNVEGLNIMVSRGRQGPSKLQLPRTLAQFTAARRPTLRSHSLSDTCTKVGISKVPHEVSQSICCSLYNLLEGATRLLCASHGHIFVKRGDDMFSIANVSRTLVFPPPQVHHGCLCSADAEVLGSSIALNRYIDEVGRKRAVLVFPIYKIPIGNGPGEPVATIHVERRDHVSAPFSESDECTLYFASLFCGELMSRIPQFNFLESFYDPSTQHIIAPFEPCSSVLLPPIERGGVLTLGEPGKQSSEDPEYAKRAVSQLTRKIKAHSPEILVRRERLPVSNTKPFAPGMLMMPSLLEIQAYVENLQSCWKKNMLDNIDLLELDRETQQDLRLARNELTATRRNLAATADKLRLYELDTWDYKLEYDAMKSELSTYMDGLERLH; from the coding sequence ATGGAGAACATTATGACAGAAATTTGCCTGGTGGCTAATATAATTGATCGACTGCTAGAAGCCAATGAAAGCTTGCGCGCGGATGAGCTGTTGCCGCTTACAAAGCGCttgcgcgctgcagcaagcGAGCTGTCTAGCATCAATCCACAAAAACAACCCAACTTAGTttcgtctcctcttccacggAACGTCGAAGGGCTTAATATCATGGTAAGCAGGGGTAGACAAGGCCCCTCCAAGTTGCAGCTGCCAAGGACTCTTGCACAGTTCACGGCGGCTCGGAGGCCGACACTCAGGAGTCACTCTCTTTCCGATACGTGCACGAAAGTAGGGATTTCAAAGGTACCCCACGAGGTCTCGCAATCGATTTGCTGCTCGCTTTACAACTTATTGGAGGGGGCTACTCGTCTGCTTTGTGCTTCCCACGGTCATATTTTTGTGAAGCGCGGTGATGACATGTTTTCGATCGCAAATGTTTCGCGAACGTTAGTTTTTCCACCTCCGCAAGTTCATCATGGGTGCCTTTGCAGCGCGGATGCTGAGGTTCTCGGCAGCTCCATTGCATTGAACCGCTACATCGACGAAGTTGGACGAAAGCGTGCAGTTCTGGTGTTTCCAATATACAAGATTCCCATTGGAAATGGACCTGGCGAGCCTGTCGCAACAATTCATGTAGAACGAAGGGATCATGTTTCTGCCCCGTTTAGTGAGAGTGACGAGTGTACACTCtactttgcttctctcttctgtggTGAGCTGATGTCTCGTATTCCGCAGTTCAACTTCCTTGAGTCATTTTACGACCCGTCAACGCAGCACATTATTGCGCCGTTTGAACCGTGCTCTTCAGTATTACTGCCACCTATAGAGCGTGGCGGTGTGTTGACGCTTGGGGAGCCAGGAAAACAATCTTCCGAGGACCCTGAGTATGCGAAACGGGCGGTTTCGCAGTTGACACGGAAGATAAAAGCACATAGTCCAGAGATTCTGGTTCGCCGTGAGAGGCTGCCAGTTAGTAATACGAAGCCGTTTGCTCCTGGTATGTTGATGATGCCATCGCTGCTTGAAATTCAAGCTTACGTTGAAAACCTGCAATCGTGCTGGAAGAAGAACATGCTGGACAATATTGATCTGCTAGAGTTGGACCGCGAGACTCAGCAGGACTTGAGGCTGGCAAGAAACGAACTAACCGCCACGCGCCGTAACCTTGCTGCCACAGCAGATAAGCTGCGTCTGTATGAACTGGATACATGGGACTACAAACTTGAATATGACGCCATGAAATCAGAGCTAAGCACTTACATGGATGGCCTTGAGCGTTTACACTGA
- a CDS encoding mitochondrial carrier protein, putative (TriTrypDB/GeneDB-style sysID: LpmP.35.0510): MPLATSSSLLVPTSKAADSSLVSAPNASSGGARFHSADDPSASDSREGTLIIPIHTIVEKVAPLCDLSVQELRALVLRYDTDGIGGLTEPQWSLFCHENRHTFSSLGEELLDFDRSGEYSVLVVKHGYEGTSGTNAPHSFTKGVIRFIESFAVGGIAGAVSKTVIAPGDRVKIIFQVESSRRFNLREAVYLGVETVRKFGFTGLWIGNGAMMLRVVPYAAITYASFDFYHSKLRCIFSRTNPDGSPDEARAVTLRFISGSLAGATSTTCTYPLDLMRARFAAHSSSGKRHFPSYGTAFKEVISKQGVNSLYSGLFPTLVGIVPYAGCSFACFETLKHYIVKVSRLKSDRDIPTYQRLMAGGFAGLLAQSATYPLDIVRRRMQVTPGRYSSVINALQTVYREEGIRQGLYKGLAMNWIKGPIATATSFTVNDLIKRRTRNYYETTVVYSSRHNIVTLPEAFLCGGVAAATAKFFSLPFDRLKILYQVGMAEKSSAKKGAQLLYEVIRQSPNMWMSGHVTMLRVVPYGALTYCFFDMFQLLAERLMYSHVATPYTNFAAGAAAASVGTAIVYPLDLLRTRAALNAVPSFQSYFWLLRTMARRHGIGALWKGCYLSMMGVGLLAGIGFASYEYLKERFDCHTFGQYMAAGAMSGMTGSVITHPLSVMKRNRQVERVVYGRLGTRSIQSLLKSPKEVASLYRKMPFSFTVSSLTFGISFAMNDWCRDVIAATRNDMLREMLLPPSSAALKVILSHSKTT; encoded by the coding sequence ATGCCGTTGGCAACCTCGTCGTCCCTTTTGGTGCCTACGTCCAAGGCCGCTGATAGCTCACTTGTGTCAGCCCCAAATGCTTCATCTGGCGGCGCGAGGTTCCATAGCGCAGATGACCCCTCTGCATCTGACTCGCGAGAGGGAACCCTCATAATACCAATTCACACAATTGTAGAGAAGGTGGCTCCCTTATGCGACCTCTCTGTCCAGGAGCTGCGTGCTCTCGTTCTCCGATACGACACAGACGGCATCGGCGGCCTAACGGAGCCGCAGTGGTCGCTCTTCTGCCACGAGAATCGCcacaccttctcttccttggGTGAGGAGCTTTTGGATTTTGACCGCTCTGGCGAATATAGTGTCCTCGTTGTGAAGCACGGGTACGAGGGCACGAGCGGCACGAACGCGCCACATTCATTTACCAAGGGGGTAATTCGGTTCATCGAGAGTTTCGCCGTGGGCGGCATCGCTGGCGCTGTGAGCAAGACCGTCATCGCGCCTGGAGACCGTGTCAAGATAATTTTCCAAGTGGAATCATCACGGCGCTTCAACTTGCGCGAGGCAGTCTACCTCGGCGTGGAGACGGTGCGAAAGTTTGGCTTTACTGGCCTGTGGATTGGCAATGGCGCGATGATGCTCCGTGTCGTTCCATACGCGGCCATCACGTATGCCTCGTTTGACTTTTACCACAGCAAGCTGCGCTGCATTTTCAGCCGCACCAATCCAGACGGCTCGCCTGATGAGGCGCGGGCAGTGACGCTTCGCTTCATTAGCGGCTCACTGGCAGGGGCCACTTCGACTACCTGCACTTACCCACTGGACCTAATGCGTGCCCGATTTGCAGCACATAGCAGCTCCGGCAAGCGGCACTTTCCTAGCTATGGCACCGCTTTCAAAGAGGTCATATCTAAGCAAGGTGTGAACTCCCTTTACAGTGGCCTTTTCCCTACGCTTGTAGGCATTGTCCCATACGCCGGCTGTAGCTTTGCGTGCTTTGAGACACTCAAGCACTACATTGTGAAGGTGTCACGCCTTAAATCTGACAGGGACATCCCAACCTATCAGCGACTGATGGCTGGCGGATTTGCAGGATTGCTTGCCCAGTCGGCGACCTACCCACTTGATATTGTGCGGCGGCGCATGCAGGTCACCCCAGGCCGCTACTCTAGTGTCATTAACGCCTTACAAACGGTGTATCGCGAGGAAGGGATTCGCCAGGGGCTCTACAAGGGTCTTGCCATGAACTGGATCAAGGgccccatcgccaccgcaACGAGCTTCACAGTGAACGATCTCATAAAGCGACGCACACGTAATTATTATGAGACGACGGTCGTGTACTCGTCACGTCACAACATTGTGACGCTGCCGGAGGCATTCCTCTGCGGCGGGGTGGCTGCCGCAACGGCCAAGTTCTTTTCCTTGCCCTTTGACCGGCTCAAAATCCTGTATCAGGTGGGCATGGCTGAGAAAAGCTCGGCAAAGAAGGGAGCACAGCTGCTCTACGAAGTCATCAGGCAGAGCCCCAATATGTGGATGTCTGGACACGTCACAATGTTGCGAGTAGTACCATACGGTGCCTTGACGTACTGTTTCTTCGATATGTTTCAGTTATTGGCCGAGCGGCTCATGTACTCACATGTGGCCACACCGTACACTAACTTTGCTGCCGgggccgccgcagcgtcggTTGGAACGGCGATAGTGTACCCACTAGATCTTTTGCGCACGCGTGCCGCCTTGAACGCCGTTCCCAGCTTTCAGTCATACTtctggctgctgcgcaccatgGCTCGACGTCACGGCATTGGCGCACTGTGGAAAGGCTGCTATCTTTCCATGATGGGCGTGGGCCTTCTTGCCGGCATCGGATTCGCTTCATACGAGTACTTGAAGGAGCGATTTGACTGCCACACTTTTGGGCAGTACATGGCTGCCGGCGCGATGTCGGGGATGACCGGCTCTGTGATCACACACCCACTGAGTGTCATGAAGCGTAATCGCCAGGTGGAGCGTGTCGTGTACGGGCGACTGGGCACTCGCTCCATACAATCACTGCTTAAAAGCCCTAAAGAGGTTGCCTCCCTTTACCGCAAGAtgcccttttccttcacgGTGAGTAGCCTTACGTTCGGAATCTCGTTCGCAATGAACGACTGGTGTCGAGATGTTATTGCGGCGACACGAAACGATATGCTGCGCGAGATGCTGTTACCGCCATCGTCTGCCGCGTTGAAGGTGATACTATCCCACAGCAAAACCACctag
- a CDS encoding hypothetical protein (TriTrypDB/GeneDB-style sysID: LpmP.35.0490), whose translation MPRPQFITCQLCGRGFGSASINIHIPQCYEKAIKRWQLNPQGPRPIMPPLRGKAAAKASNTESSVIAITSQPRGAGISAARSLQMQSMPPESVEPSNMNLHPCSKCGRTFNFDRVAYHESICKGDRKRKVFDSSKQRRVSGEGDDAYAGGAFGAPSAVREVRKKKLGMTNTTSRYTPAPAPRTNWRQQHEEFIAAIRSAKRADAEARNMWGTAPYGTLRGSARGAPFDMPSSGYGGGAGMSVRGSISTKRVPPLMAKQNDARNQNIATGGRAVKAKVGGGIPARRTGHPAGRPTPPLGRGSFGGSVDRFNSRGGVGGGGGGRVANDNTTSLGMLQAMGRA comes from the coding sequence ATGCCCCGTCCACAGTTCATTACGTGCCAACTGTGTGGCAGGGGCTTCGGTTCTGCCTCAATCAACATTCACATTCCACAGTGCTATGAGAAAGCAATCAAGCGGTGGCAACTGAATCCGCAAGGGCCGCGACCAATCATGCCACCGCTACGCGGCAAAGCGGCTGCCAAGGCAAGCAACACCGAATCCTCTGTCATCGCCATCACCAGCCAACCCCGCGGCGCTGGCATCTCAGCTGCCCGATCCCTGCAGATGCAGAGTATGCCACCCGAGAGCGTCGAACCGTCGAACATGAATCTGCACCCATGCTCCAAGTGCGGTCGTACCTTCAATTTTGACCGCGTAGCCTACCACGAGAGCATCTGCAAAGGCGACCGAAAGCGCAAGGTCTTTGACAGCAgcaagcagcggcgcgtcaGCGGCGAAGGGGACGACGCCTACGCTGGTGGTGCCTTCGGCGCCCCGAGTGCGGTCAGGGAGGTTCGAAAGAAGAAACTGGGCATGACGAACACTACAAGCCGATATACCCCTGCCCCTGCCCCACGGACGAATTGGCGGCAACAGCATGAGGAGTTCATTGCGGCCATCCGCAGCGCCAAACGAGCCGATGCAGAGGCACGGAACATGTGGGGCACTGCACCTTACGGCACACTGAGGGGGTCTGCACGTGGCGCTCCCTTCGACATGCCATCCTCCGGCTACGGAGGTGGGGCTGGGATGTCAGTGCGGGGCTCGATTTCTACTAAACGAGTTCCACCTCTTATGGCGAAGCAAAATGATGCGCGCAATCAGAACATCGCAACTGGCGGGCGTGCAGTGAAGGCCAAGGTGGGTGGTGGCATCCCTGCGCGGAGAACGGGTCATCCTGCTGGGCGTCCAACTCCGCCTCTTGGACGAGGCAGCTttggcggcagcgtcgaccGGTTCAATAGTCGTGGCGGCgtaggtggtggtggtggcggccgcgTTGCAAACGACAACACGACAAGCCTAGGCATGCTGCAGGCCATGGGTAGAGCCTAA
- a CDS encoding DNAJ domain protein, putative (TriTrypDB/GeneDB-style sysID: LpmP.35.0500) has product MTQDETSATGSSGKGNWEALKEQGNQAFKSNAFSEAIQYYSAAIEAYPDEPVLYSNRSAAYLKRGQYQEAADDAEKAVAMDNTFAKAYSRLHSALCNLGLFDRASEALKAGLIAVSTSLKSTPQDVKHLRELVTSAEQAGMVVLRGRQLIENGFFAEAGRALAGPYRDFPGSTTLAFLYAEAHASSSPDGASKVLSPFAYTHNSDPYYLYLRALVLYYRGQEGFASAQNILRETLQMDPDNTKARVLLKRIRSIESHKDAGNAAFKNKNAKEAVMEYTQAVECDLTNARMNATLRSNRAAAKMDLNDYKGALLDCDYAINNGATSAKIYARRSRIQEHLENFDEAVRDMQQAAEEDGKFEAELRQLKARAKRAKRKNYYKILGLSRHEANPDAIKRAYKKACLQWHPDKWAHASEEEKLHAEMQFKEIGEAFGVLSDPKKKRMYDSGQMDNDVEGSSMPSGFGGGSNQEDIVTVMNMMFGGGGFQTGGFSGTFGGSGNGRRRPRGGPGFF; this is encoded by the coding sequence ATGACGCAGGACGAAACGTCTGCCACAGGCTCTAGCGGCAAGGGCAACTGGGAGGCCCTGAAAGAGCAAGGCAATCAGGCATTCAAGTCGAACGCTTTCTCGGAGGCGATTCAGTACTATAGTGCCGCCATCGAGGCCTATCCAGATGAACCGGTGCTCTACTCCAACCGCAGTGCGGCATACTTGAAGAGGGGTCAGTACCAGGAAGCCGCTGACGACGCAGAGAAGGCAGTGGCGATGGATAACACATTTGCCAAGGCGTACTCGCGGCTGCACAGCGCGTTGTGTAATCTAGGCCTGTTTGACCGCGCCTCGGAGGCGCTGAAGGCGGGGTTGATAGCTGTGTCAACGTCGCTAAAGTCCACGCCACAGGATGTCAAGCACCTCAGGGAGTTGGTGACTAGTGCGGAGCAGGCCGGCATGGTTGTGCTGCGGGGGCGGCAGTTGATAGAGAACGGCTTCTTTGCAGAAGCCGGCCGAGCACTCGCCGGGCCGTACCGCGACTTTCCCGGCTCCACGACGCTGGCGTTTCTCTatgcagaggcgcacgcgtctTCGTCGCCGGATGGGGCATCTAAggttctctccccttttgcgtacacacacaactCCGACCCTTACTACCTCTATCTGCGTGCACTGGTGCTCTACTACCGTGGCCAGGAGGGCTTCGCCAGCGCGCAGAATATTTTGCGGGAGACACTACAGATGGACCCTGACAACACCAAGGCACGTGTCTTGCTCAAGCGCATCCGTTCTATCGAGTCACACAAAGACGCTGGCAATGCCGCTTTCAAGAACAAGAACGCCAAGGAGGCCGTGATGGAGTATACGCAGGCAGTTGAATGCGACCTCACCAACGCCCGCATGAATGCTACACTGCGCAGTAACCGGGCGGCTGCGAAGATGGACTTGAACGACTACAAGGGTGCTCTCCTCGACTGCGACTACGCCATCAACAACGGTGCTACTTCAGCGAAAATCTACGCTCGCCGAAGTCGCATTCAAGAGCACCTAGAAAACTTCGATGAAGCGGTGCGTGACATGCAGCaggctgccgaggaggatgGCAAGTTCGaagcggagctgcgccagctcaaGGCGCGCGCCAAGCGTGCTAAGCGCAAGAACTACTACAAAATTCTTGGCCTATCCCGACACGAGGCCAACCCAGATGCCATCAAGCGGGCCTACAAGAAAGCGTGCTTGCAGTGGCACCCGGACAAGTGGGCGCATGcaagtgaggaggagaagttGCACGCCGAGATGCAGTTCAAAGAGATTGGTGAGGCCTTTGGTGTGCTCTCTGAcccgaagaagaagcgcatgtATGACTCAGGTCAGATGGACAATGACGTGGAGGGGTCCAGTATGCCAAGCGGCTTTGGTGGCGGTTCGAACCAGGAGGATATTGTCACCGTGATGAACATGATgtttggtggcggtggtttCCAGACAGGAGGCTTCTCAGGCACCTTTGGAGGCTCTGGCAATGGCCGCCGTCGCCCCCGCGGCGGTCCAGGCTTCTTTTGA